A segment of the Sanyastnella coralliicola genome:
ATCATTGATACGATCTGGGACGATTCTCTTCGAGAAGGTGGACGAGTACTAGCTGTAGAGACAGACAAGGCACTCAAGGCCATTCCGGATGAATACTACTGGAGATTCTATATCCAAGGAGATGAGGTATTCCACCACGATGGACTAGTCAAGATCAAAAAGGCGATGGAAGCCTATCAAGATGATCCAAAGGTGGAAGGCTTGCTGATGCATTACCGTCACTTCTACGGTTCCTACGATTACATCGGAGATTCAAGAAAATGGTATCGAAAAGAAGTACGTGTGATTCGAAAGGATGCAGAGATCTATTCATTCCGCGATGCTCAAGGATTCCAGAAAAAGGGGAGACCGTTGCGTGTGGCATTAGTAGATGTGTGGATGCATCACTATGGTTGGGTGAAGCACCCAAAATTGCAGCAAGAGAAGCAGCGCAATTTCAATAAGCTCTGGCATACTGACGATTGGGTACAGAAGAACCAGAAGCCAGTAGATGAATTCGACTACGGAAACATTGATTCACTTTCTCGTTTTGAAGGAAGCCATCCAACATCGATGCAAGCCCGTATTGACCAGATGAACTGGTCGTTCAGCTTTGACCCTACCATCAAGAACCTCACTCCAAAGAGAAAATTCCTCCATGCCATTGAAGACGTCACAGGCTGGCGCATCGGGGAATACAAGAACTTTAGAATAGTTCGTCG
Coding sequences within it:
- a CDS encoding glycosyltransferase family 2 protein is translated as MVEAITSVLPICDAFYVAVGNSDDETRALIEGIGDPRIHIIDTIWDDSLREGGRVLAVETDKALKAIPDEYYWRFYIQGDEVFHHDGLVKIKKAMEAYQDDPKVEGLLMHYRHFYGSYDYIGDSRKWYRKEVRVIRKDAEIYSFRDAQGFQKKGRPLRVALVDVWMHHYGWVKHPKLQQEKQRNFNKLWHTDDWVQKNQKPVDEFDYGNIDSLSRFEGSHPTSMQARIDQMNWSFSFDPTIKNLTPKRKFLHAIEDVTGWRIGEYKNFRIVRRFA